The genomic stretch ggtagGTTTTTAGTAGTTGCAGATCAATCCCTTGTtcctataaatattttctacaaTCGGGTCACAGCCGTCCCTGCTTTAAGCTGTGACTGTCACAACAAATATTAATAGAAACAAATGTTGATGGAGATTGTCTTGGTTCAGAAGCCTTCTGAAGTCTGTGAAAGTGAATGTTAAGGAGAGTTCTGTGTATACAAGAGAATGCTCAGCCTGTGACACCAGTTCTTTTGCATGCCAGTTGGCTTCTGGAGATGGCACCACCCCTCAAGTTCATCCGGCATGATACTCTTTACAAATGTAAATGCTGGTATCAAGTCCTGACAGTTCAGTGGGCTCAACTACTATTCATTACCACATGTGGGGTAAGCATAGTAAGTTAGTACAGTGCAGTAGTTGGGGTTTTAGCAATGAGACTTGAAAACCTCTGGACAAACACGTAATGAACCACTTCACAGATGCTCTTTGGATGCACATGCAGAGTTCTTGTTTCCTCttggtatttttaaattctttttttccccttatgcTTATGTCTATGAAACCTTACTCATTGAGCTTTCTTATGCAGACAGCCTTTACTCTGAAGTCCTCTCCATTTCTGATCTCATTTTTTCCAGGATGGCACGTATTTCCTGGGGGTGATAATTCCAAGGCCCCACTCCTCCCTGCAAAGGCAATGATATTATACAGTGACACTGAAGTAGACAGAGCACAAGTCCTTTAGCACACAGCAATTACAGCAGGACTGCAGGTAGGTGTGCTTGGGCTTCCTTTGCATGGCAGCCATTGCATGGTAGAGAGTGTATGCACAGGTTACACCCTGTGTGTAACTGTGACAGGGCCAGGATGTGGATCCTGTAGCTGGAGAGTGTTACTGCATCTGAACTTTGGTGTACCTGTGTTTCCTAATGAGCCAGAAGACAAATATTTGAGCAAGACTGAGGTGTACATCTAGTATGTGCATTGTAAAGCCCAGGCTGGTTTTGCTGCAagtccttttctttccatggtTACAGTGAACTctggtttctttctctctcacacaGAATGAAATTGAGTTAGATGTAAAACATTCCCAAATTATTCAGAAATTTAAATATCTCAATATATTACGCTCATTATTATTGTTGATATCTTTTACCTTGTATACAACCTTTCCTCCTTGAAGTAGATACAGTCGTTCTGGCAACGCAGCGTATTTTGCACTGCTCAGGTTTTCCATAGTGTCTAAAACCACTGGACATAAAGgattgtttttctgaagaaattggGCTGCCATTTTCCGATCTTCAAGgcttctgtgatttttaataacgacattgtttttaaaagcccATCCATctaaaacaaatgagaaaggGAATTAGCAAGGAACATTTGGAATAGGTGTTAAGGGTGGAGATACACTGTGGTAGAAAGATATCAGGTGGAGGATACGTGTCTTATTTGGGTAAGGTTTGTCAAAGTGTTGGGTGCAGAGGGGATTTTTAAATGCTAAGTAGTGCTGTTGGCTGACACCCGTTCATTTAGCATAGTCACAACAGCAGCACTGTTCATTCTGCTTTGTTCTACTCATTAAGCCTATAAAACAAAACTTCATCTCTGTGAGAAGTGAAGCATTTCAGCCAGGGCTcatctttgttttccaggaatAACACAAACACATGTTTGCATGCAACTGTTCCTAGGGAAGTAGAAAGTCGTTAAAAGGTTTtgagcaaactgctctagtggaaggtgtccctgcccatggcagggggttggaactggatgagctttaaggtcccttccaacacaaaccagtctgggattctgtgactgaGGTACCGTTTCTCAACTACAAAAAGTGATGTATTGTTCGAAAACTTGAAAACTGTAAATGTTGGTTTAGAAAACCACCTTAACCCTGGGATATAATCAGTGCCAATGTGTTACCTGGAGTTCAGCATGGATAAAAGTGTGTATAGTTTGCTACATTTTTCAGATTGGAGTCTGTTCTTGAGATGTGTTAAAAATGAATCatttaaaaccccaaactcaTAGCACACTGGCATTTTACACTTAACCTTTGTTctctgaaatgctttgttttttccttccaaaaggaGCTGTGCTAACACTGAGAGGAAGGTTTGTAAAGATACAACTATGTGCTTCACCTTCACAGGGATGAGTGTCTCCAGCAGCAGTACCTCAGTGTAAAGTGAGATATGCGAGTAAAATCTTTGTGGAGCATTAGGGACACAAACCAGTGTGTTGCCACTTTAGATCTGAGGAAGATGTCTTTCCTATTTGCAGTTCCCTCCTTTGCCAAGATACTTctcttctgtcctgggtttactaCGACATCTTCCTAAAGGGCCTGCTCCATGCCTGAAGTTTTGGTGGATGTTGCTGTCGTGTTTGTACTGTACCTATGGCATGAGCTTCTTCAATGTAGATAATGAGGAAATCTGCTGTAGGGCTGAAATCTTGGATGAGCCTGTTGAACTCATGAAATTTTAACATAAATGAAGGTCAGGTGCAGCTTCCAAAATTCAGGATTAAAGGCCGgttgtctggaaaaaaatgggaCAGCTTGTGGTTAAATCagtggagggagaagggggcAGAATTACATACACACACCGAATTCAGCCTCTGCCATGGAGTTTTACTGGCCAACAGCAGTAAAGTAATTTGTGTTACTTTAGCCCATAACTCGCTGGGACATTAAAATTGGCAGCAGGACATCTGTATCTATGCAAAACAGGTGGAAAGATGCGTTCTTTCTCCTAGCTTGGCTCTGACCTGTGCTGGATCCAGCAATGAGCTTATCTGAGGGGGACCCATTCCTTTGTAGAGACCACTAAAGGCAGGAGGCACTGTGCAGtcacacagcttctcctgtATGCTCCTCCTCAGATCCGACTCTCAAATGACCAACGTTTCAGGATAGGGAACTGATCTAAAATGGATATACAGCATGTAGCGTATTGCAGCTTCCAAAGATCCATCCTTAGGACTTCAGAAATCCTAAACATTATCATCTGTGAGGTTTTCCAAAGGACAGTGGTTCAGGGATGGACACAGAGAGTCCTAATCCCTTTAACGAACCTCTTGGACAtgtcttggtttgttttcacttgtagctgagcagaagctgcagatTTTGAAGTCATGCATCACAGGCTTCAGTGCTTTTGGTGTATTTCTGCAATGCCCTGTCCGAACGCAGCTTTGTTTGTACCTTACTGTTTATTAAACTAATGTTACACAAGCCACTAGCAAAAGGGTCTGTGCAGTTGCTTACAAATTAACACAGATGTGCCTACAGGTGTGAGCATCTCTTTGCAAGGCCTCAATTTAAGAGGACTTGCAGGATAATACAGCACCTCTTTTAGTCTATGGTTATGCTGAATTATCTGAAATTTGTTCAAGATCTTCCTTCTGGCTGGGTTTAACTTCAAAAACTGCTGCTCACATGGATCCATGTCCTAAAGGATCTAATAAAGCAGGTACCTTCCTGGAGATACTGTGTATCTTCTTCAAATTTCCATCCTATTTtctgcataaatatatatatatatataaaataagaaaagcagcGTTAGAGAAGGATGTAATGCCTCCCATGGGGATCAAAACTGCAGCTTAATGATTAATTCCACATTCTACAGAGGTCTTGGTGGGAGACAGTGGACAAAGtacaaagcagctgctttttcttctgctttatttctagCCATGTTGgatctggaagaaaaacaaccaccGTGTACTTTCTCGGCTTTAGGCCAAGGGAGCTGGCGTGGGACTTTCTGTACAAGGAATGGCAGCCAATGCTTGGGAATCACTGCACACTCTCGTGCCACTgcatgtccctgctcactgttcagttgctggagcaggtccagagaagggctgcggagctggtgcaggatCTGGAGctcaagtgtgatggggaatggctgagggacctgggtgggttcagtctggagaagagaaggctcagggtggaccttattgctccctacaactgcctgacaggaggatggagccatgagggggctgggctctgctcccagggaacaagggatgggacaagagcaaacggcctcaagctgcaccagggcaggtttagatggagctgaggaacaattccttccccaaagggtgcccagggcagtggtggactcaccatccctggaagtattcacaAACCgcgtagatgaggccctcagtgccatgggttagtgatgaccttggcagtgctggggtaagggttcgacttgatgagcttaaaggctttttccaacctggttgactctatgagtctatgatcaGCATCATCTCCTCAGTTACCACCTTGGCAAACCAAACCCATCTGCACAGCTGGTTTACTGACCTTGCATGAAATCAAGGAGGTGACGAACTTCCCCATCGAGTGTCACCACCGGTGTGTTGGGAGCAGGGTGTCCCTCGTAGGCTTCGTCCTCCAGCCTCTTCCACTTCACCTTCAGCACAAAGAGCAGATACTTGAAGCTGAAAAACGTTGGGCCCCAGTTTTCGTAGCTGAACTTTGGATTCTCGTTCATTCTGCTCTTTGCACCCAGTTTCAGGATGTATCTTTTCATGGTGTTGGGGAACAGAACCATCAGTGTTTTGCCAACAACAACACACAGAGTGACGTGCAGGAGAATCAGGAGTTTCTGGAGGAATACCCTGATGCTCAGCATTGTGGTGGAGGAGCTCTGACAGCTTCTGACAGCAATGCAGGGCAATGGCAGGGGCAAAGGTAGAGGGTGAGGGGGAGGAAAAACATCCACGTGTTTGGCcacatttctgctgtgctttgcacaCTGTCACCTCTCGCTGGAGTTCAGTGTCTCTGTGAGTGAGGAGCCTGTCAGCGGCGCTCTCCCCATCTACACCAAAGGATTTAATGACAGTGATGGTAGATTTCCAGTGCCACCTGCATGGTTGTAAGGCTGATTCACAGACACGTTGTGTATTTTCCTAATGGGAGGAGCTGAATCGGGATGTTTTCCCTGAACCATGCACTAAAGAATTATGCCAGCAGTACCTGAGGGGCTGATCCCACCAGCAGTTATGTGCAGGGCCTGGAATACAAGTGTGATGaagaacggctgagggacctggcggggtttagtctggagaagagaaggctcagaggaacctcattgctctctacaactgcctgacggAAGGCTGGAGCCAGGACGGGGCTCCTCCCAGGTGACAAGCGacgggacaagaggaaatggcctcaagctgctccaggggaggtttagactggctgttaggaacaattccttccccaaagagTGCTCAGGCATtgcaacaggctgcccagggcagggctggagtcaccgtccctggaggtatttaaaggTTTGTAGACGTGGCACTTTgggacacggtttagtggtggccttggcagcacTGGGGCAACAGTTGCACTCgatgatctgaaaggtcttttccaacctggctgactctatgattctatgaataaatacatatatatacaatacatatatatatatacacaatacatatatatacatatatatatatatatacacaagcTATGTGTGTACACGTGCACACACTACATCAGCCGCGCTCAGGCAGTCCCGGAGCCTTCCGCGGGCCCTTTAAGGGGGCGGGCACGTACGGCAGAGGTCGCGCTGCGTGGCCTCTGATTGGTCGGCGCAGCGAGCGCCGCCGGCGTGTTTGCTTGGAGCCGGAGGGGCGGGGGCGAGGAGGAGAGCAGCGCGGCTGCTGATTGGCTGGCGCTGCGCAGCGCCAGCTGCCCCTTTAAGAGAGCGGAGCGGCCGCTTCCGGGAGCGGTTGTGCTGCGGGCCCGGAGTTGCGGCCCGTTGCCCGGTGCTGCGCCGGGGCGGGGAGAGGGGCGGCCCTGACGGGCTGGGGTCGGTGTGCCCAGCGGCGATAGCGCTGCCGCTGTCCGTCTTCCCGGAGGGTCGAGGCCGTGGGGACCCGTTCCTCCAACCGGCGGGTGAATGGCGGCTGTGGATGATCTCAAGTTCCAAGGTAACGGTGCGACTGCGGGGGCTGGGGCCTGGCTGACGGTGCTTTTAGAGGCCGGGAAGCGTTTCTGAACGTTCTCCGGGTAAAAGCTGCGTTTGGCAGGTGATGTCAGGAGTATCTCCAGCGGTGGGGAGGTGAAAACCGTGCCTGGGGTTGACCAGAACCCGTTAAGGTGGGGAGTGGAAGCTGCAAACAGGCAGAGTGCTCTGTAGTTTGGAATGGACCGTAGGTCCTGACGTGTGTGCTTTTTGATAAGTAAATGTAGGTCTGAAATAAGTAATTTTTGGAGAAGATTAAAATGAACCGTTTCTATAGCATCTTTAGAGATGTGCCTTCCCTTTGCCATTGCAGAGACCTGCAGGCCCTCGGATTGGGGCTGGCCTCAGGAAGGAGAAGCTTTGGTTTATCACGGTGCAGATTAGCAGGAAGGACTCCCTCATGCTTTATTAACCAAGTACATGCTCAGCTCGATCCCTGTCAGTTTGGGCTTTAAGACACAGGTTGTTTTTGACAGACTTCAGCTGTTGATGGATCCCTTCTTGGGCCATATAGGGGTCTTAATGTGGTTTCTTGAGCCATGAGAACGGAAGCGTTGGTAGCTTGGTCATTGCCTGTCTCGTAATGTACTTATTTACAGAATTTGACGATGCAGCTAATTTGCTTGCAGCAAATCCTGATGCCACCACAATAAGCATCGATGAGCCAGAAATCCCCAAGAATCAGCACGGCCGCCTGCAGGAGCCCAGGAGAGAAGAGGATGATGAGTTACTGGGGACCGATGACTCCGATAAAACAGAGGTGATGCTCTCGCACCTGCAGTGCCTCCATTGGCACACCTACAGATCGTGCTGACAGCACTGAGGTTTCTCGATGGCACCAGGGCATCGTGCTGGGTGACTGAACACTCTGCTTCTTCTCCCTTGCAGGTTACTTTCTTGATAGGAGAACTGGCAGAAGCAAACGTGTGTTGGCTCTTCAGCTGATGTTGTTTGCAGGCCAGGAAGTAGTACTGCAGTAGTGGTGATTTAAGTTGAGCTGATATGCCGGGAgatgagcacagcagcagctgaaaataagtgataggacaaggtgaAATGgccttaaactgaaagagagtagatttaggttaggtataaggaagaagttctttgctg from Lathamus discolor isolate bLatDis1 chromosome 3, bLatDis1.hap1, whole genome shotgun sequence encodes the following:
- the DIO1 gene encoding type I iodothyronine deiodinase, with amino-acid sequence MLSIRVFLQKLLILLHVTLCVVVGKTLMVLFPNTMKRYILKLGAKSRMNENPKFSYENWGPTFFSFKYLLFVLKVKWKRLEDEAYEGHPAPNTPVVTLDGEVRHLLDFMQDNRPLILNFGSCTUPSFMLKFHEFNRLIQDFSPTADFLIIYIEEAHAIDGWAFKNNVVIKNHRSLEDRKMAAQFLQKNNPLCPVVLDTMENLSSAKYAALPERLYLLQGGKVVYKGGVGPWNYHPQEIRAILEKMRSEMERTSE